One genomic window of Terriglobales bacterium includes the following:
- a CDS encoding PIG-L family deacetylase: MSMPLRLLACAVLLTSLSWCQLPQAPTNPPPDERYKADILLVVGHPDDDIEVAAYLAKQIEQQHKRVAVVYGTRGNSGGNGAGQEQAAALADVREMESRKSLASYGVTNAWFLRGSDTASQDVLHSLETWHHGAALEEMVRLVRLTRPEVILTWMPNFVVGENHGDHQAAGVIATEAFDLAANPVIFPEQVNPPRNYSTINNYGEGLRPWQPKKIYYFSDSLRFDFYKGNGPEYPTSDVSPAKGVPYSKIAADAWRYYKTQADFTEQQLKEFTEMPVRLIFGKSLVGGSPTSDVFEGITAAPINYVRPRGYQPEARQGVSLELGGPWAFYHRFRTAHNVEHIESLFPAEAGIAPGDKLLLPLLIHNDTDSPKQVTLRATLPAGWKQEPGDQVYPVRAHDTYPVQLAINPPDGQKGWQNLTWTAESDGQKAGSVALRVNAGSNVMPQ; this comes from the coding sequence ATGAGTATGCCTCTTCGGCTTCTTGCCTGCGCCGTATTGCTTACTTCGCTCAGTTGGTGCCAGCTTCCTCAAGCTCCGACGAATCCGCCTCCAGATGAGCGCTACAAGGCCGACATTCTGCTGGTTGTCGGGCATCCCGATGACGACATTGAGGTTGCCGCTTACCTGGCCAAACAGATCGAGCAACAGCACAAGCGCGTGGCCGTGGTCTATGGCACCCGCGGCAACTCGGGAGGAAACGGCGCCGGCCAGGAGCAGGCAGCCGCGCTCGCCGATGTTCGCGAAATGGAATCGCGGAAATCGCTTGCCTCATACGGCGTCACCAACGCCTGGTTTTTGCGCGGTTCGGACACCGCTAGCCAGGACGTGCTGCACTCGCTGGAAACCTGGCATCATGGCGCTGCTCTCGAGGAGATGGTGCGTCTGGTTCGTCTAACTCGCCCAGAAGTCATTCTCACCTGGATGCCCAATTTCGTCGTAGGCGAGAATCACGGTGACCATCAGGCAGCCGGTGTGATTGCAACGGAGGCTTTTGACTTAGCCGCGAACCCCGTAATCTTCCCAGAACAGGTTAATCCCCCGCGCAATTACTCCACGATCAACAACTACGGCGAAGGATTGCGACCCTGGCAACCTAAGAAGATTTATTACTTCTCTGATTCCTTGCGATTCGATTTCTACAAAGGTAATGGACCCGAATATCCCACCAGCGATGTTTCGCCGGCGAAGGGAGTTCCATACTCAAAAATCGCTGCCGATGCCTGGAGGTACTACAAAACCCAGGCCGACTTCACCGAGCAGCAACTTAAAGAATTTACTGAGATGCCGGTGAGGCTGATCTTCGGCAAGTCCCTGGTTGGCGGTTCGCCGACAAGCGATGTATTTGAGGGAATTACTGCCGCGCCTATCAACTATGTCCGCCCGCGTGGCTACCAGCCTGAAGCACGCCAAGGGGTTTCATTGGAGTTGGGCGGACCTTGGGCCTTCTACCATCGTTTCCGCACCGCCCACAATGTCGAGCATATTGAAAGTCTATTTCCTGCGGAAGCCGGAATCGCACCCGGAGACAAGTTGTTGCTGCCCTTGCTGATTCACAACGACACTGACTCGCCCAAGCAGGTGACTCTTCGCGCCACCTTGCCCGCTGGCTGGAAGCAAGAGCCCGGTGACCAGGTGTACCCGGTACGTGCGCATGATACCTATCCGGTTCAGCTCGCAATCAATCCTCCGGACGGTCAAAAGGGGTGGCAAAACTTGACGTGGACCGCGGAGAGCGACGGACAGAAGGCCGGATCAGTGGCCTTACGCGTTAACGCCGGCTCCAACGTTATGCCGCAGTAA
- a CDS encoding TonB-dependent receptor — MHRNTVVGVLVISLLLSLPLTRGAFAQAVFGNITGTVTDPSGAAVPNAQVVITDTDRGVSYNTTTNSVGNYTQTHLLAGHYQVKVKASGFTESSAAAEVQVDATTRVDAQVSVGKAESSVTVTAESPLLKTDRADVSTTLSAAEVERLPIFNRNITTLLLALPGSQLNGFQHASSENPQGGLQVNVNGQYFYSNGFELDGTENHSNVLGIAVVNPNPDSLQEFKVTSSNYDAEFGNVSGALLQGTTKSGTNQLHGSLFEYLRNDVFNAADPFSHLKPPLRWNQFGGSVGGPLRKDKLFGFFDYQGTRRRTGGALITTVPTAAERTGDLSALLGNYICANGTTSASPCSNPVNVTTTEGATVAARAGMVFDPRSGNFDPTTGIFDGTGRKAFSSGGRLNVLPTPSASMMKLLNFLPMPNFGAPGDVANNFAAGFSEKFNSDQYDGRIDYNFSEKMHFFGRYSLANFDKNSPGAYGDEAGGPSAFHFAGSSLARNQSLALGATYALNPTLITDFRFGAYRYRVRVRPGGFGTFPASDAGLIGLNRGTPETSSMPAFYVNGDGGFNFGYGLNVNQCNCPLNETENHFQWVDNWTKQSGNHTIKWGADVRRAQTTRIDSGNHRSGELTFADSVTGSADVDTAAAGNATTGLGLATYLLGDPSFIARNFTGPGFYPSIRQTRLYFFGQDSWRATSKLTVNYGLRYENYLPQTGAKPGSGGSFDPTTGEVLVAGVGSVPSNFGIKPYNLGFAPRLGLAYQLRTTTVVRAGYGRSFNAAGVGAVFGQNPEVDPPVQFGQFLSAPNNYSPVVPNFLATGPPLPPPVPIGSNGRYPLPDGVGVYFYFFPLDTYRIPLSDFWNLSVQHEIRSNLTAEVAYVGNVGRHLFANRNTNQAVPGPGDFGPRRPFNKFGLSQGVYDVCNCDNSSYNGLQAKLQQRTSHGLDFLLTYTWSKAMTNSEGGYNFSDNYNIRGDHGPASFDHTHALTLLHTWDLPFGKGRRWGSKTNKVADALVGGWRFSGVTTLLSGAAFTPYVSNAPLLNTDFNSVRPDIIADPHVSNPNRNLWFNPSAYTSPQQPFRNGTASKGSLRGPAQYVFNLSLSKNFMITENKSLEFRWENFNAPNHTNLALPGSTVDVSGAGQITGAATDMRQMQFGLHFRF, encoded by the coding sequence ATGCACCGGAATACGGTTGTGGGAGTGCTTGTAATTTCCTTGCTGCTCAGCTTGCCGCTTACTCGCGGTGCATTTGCCCAGGCGGTGTTTGGCAATATTACCGGCACTGTGACGGATCCTAGCGGCGCTGCCGTTCCCAACGCCCAAGTGGTGATTACCGACACGGACCGCGGCGTCTCCTACAACACCACAACGAACTCGGTGGGCAATTACACGCAAACTCACCTGCTGGCCGGGCACTACCAAGTAAAGGTGAAGGCGAGCGGGTTTACGGAGTCCTCGGCCGCTGCCGAGGTGCAGGTGGACGCAACCACCCGTGTGGACGCTCAGGTCAGCGTCGGTAAGGCAGAGAGCAGTGTGACTGTTACCGCCGAGAGCCCGCTGCTCAAGACTGACCGTGCGGACGTAAGCACCACCTTGTCCGCGGCTGAAGTGGAGCGTCTTCCCATCTTTAATCGCAACATCACGACGCTACTGCTGGCCTTGCCTGGATCGCAATTGAACGGCTTTCAACATGCCTCAAGCGAGAATCCTCAAGGCGGGCTGCAAGTCAACGTCAACGGCCAATACTTCTATTCCAATGGATTCGAACTTGACGGGACCGAAAACCACAGCAATGTTTTAGGCATTGCGGTCGTGAATCCCAATCCCGACTCGCTGCAGGAATTCAAAGTAACCTCCAGCAATTACGACGCAGAGTTCGGAAACGTTTCCGGAGCGCTACTTCAAGGGACCACCAAGTCGGGGACCAATCAGCTTCACGGTTCGCTTTTTGAATATCTCCGCAACGACGTGTTCAATGCGGCAGATCCCTTCAGCCATCTTAAGCCGCCGCTGCGCTGGAACCAGTTCGGAGGTTCAGTAGGCGGCCCGCTGCGTAAGGACAAGCTTTTCGGTTTCTTCGACTATCAGGGAACCCGGCGCAGGACGGGCGGAGCCCTTATCACAACTGTGCCCACAGCTGCGGAGCGCACTGGCGATCTGAGTGCGCTATTGGGGAACTACATTTGCGCTAACGGAACGACCTCAGCTAGCCCCTGCTCCAATCCTGTGAATGTGACCACCACCGAAGGCGCCACGGTGGCGGCGCGGGCAGGAATGGTGTTCGATCCGAGAAGCGGCAATTTTGATCCCACCACCGGAATTTTCGACGGTACCGGGCGCAAAGCTTTCTCCAGCGGCGGGCGTCTCAATGTCCTACCGACACCGAGTGCTTCCATGATGAAGCTACTCAATTTCCTACCCATGCCGAATTTCGGCGCTCCAGGCGATGTGGCAAACAATTTCGCCGCAGGCTTTTCAGAGAAGTTTAATTCCGACCAGTACGATGGCCGGATTGACTACAACTTTTCTGAAAAAATGCACTTCTTTGGCCGTTACAGTCTGGCCAACTTCGATAAGAACTCCCCCGGCGCTTACGGCGATGAGGCTGGCGGTCCTTCCGCCTTCCATTTTGCTGGCAGTTCGCTGGCGCGAAATCAGAGCCTGGCTTTGGGTGCAACCTACGCCTTGAACCCCACACTCATCACCGATTTCCGTTTCGGCGCTTACCGTTACCGGGTTCGTGTGCGGCCTGGTGGCTTCGGTACTTTTCCCGCATCCGACGCCGGTCTCATCGGCCTAAATCGTGGTACACCGGAAACCAGCAGTATGCCGGCCTTTTATGTAAATGGAGATGGCGGGTTTAATTTCGGCTACGGGCTTAACGTCAATCAATGCAACTGCCCGCTGAATGAAACCGAGAACCACTTTCAGTGGGTAGATAACTGGACGAAGCAGAGCGGCAACCACACCATTAAGTGGGGTGCAGACGTACGCCGCGCCCAAACTACCCGCATTGACAGCGGCAATCACCGATCGGGCGAATTGACCTTTGCTGACAGCGTCACTGGCAGCGCGGATGTGGACACCGCTGCAGCTGGCAACGCCACCACCGGTCTTGGGCTTGCAACCTACCTGCTCGGCGACCCCAGCTTCATCGCGCGTAACTTCACCGGTCCGGGCTTTTACCCCAGCATTCGCCAAACCCGGCTCTATTTCTTCGGGCAAGACTCATGGCGCGCCACCTCGAAGCTGACGGTTAACTACGGGTTGCGTTATGAAAACTACCTGCCCCAAACCGGCGCCAAGCCTGGTAGCGGAGGCAGCTTTGATCCCACCACGGGAGAAGTGCTTGTCGCCGGGGTTGGCTCCGTCCCTTCGAACTTCGGCATTAAGCCGTACAACTTGGGATTTGCGCCACGGCTGGGCCTGGCCTATCAACTACGCACAACGACAGTCGTGCGTGCGGGATACGGTCGCAGCTTTAACGCGGCTGGAGTAGGAGCTGTGTTCGGCCAGAACCCGGAGGTGGATCCCCCAGTGCAATTCGGTCAGTTTTTGAGCGCACCAAATAATTATTCGCCGGTGGTGCCGAATTTTCTTGCCACAGGTCCGCCACTCCCTCCGCCTGTTCCTATTGGCTCAAACGGGCGCTATCCCCTGCCTGACGGTGTTGGCGTCTATTTCTATTTCTTTCCCTTGGACACTTATCGCATTCCCCTGTCTGATTTCTGGAACCTATCCGTGCAACATGAGATTCGTTCCAATCTGACGGCCGAAGTCGCCTATGTGGGCAACGTTGGCCGGCATCTCTTCGCTAATAGGAATACGAATCAGGCCGTCCCCGGCCCAGGTGACTTCGGCCCACGCCGTCCGTTTAATAAGTTCGGTCTTTCGCAGGGCGTTTACGATGTTTGCAACTGCGATAACTCAAGCTACAACGGCCTGCAGGCAAAATTGCAGCAACGCACCTCCCATGGATTGGATTTCCTCCTGACCTATACCTGGTCGAAAGCCATGACCAACTCTGAAGGTGGCTACAACTTCTCAGACAACTACAACATTCGGGGCGATCACGGTCCCGCCAGCTTTGATCACACCCACGCCTTGACCCTGCTTCACACTTGGGACCTGCCCTTCGGCAAGGGCCGCCGCTGGGGATCGAAGACGAACAAGGTTGCGGATGCCTTGGTGGGTGGCTGGCGTTTTAGTGGAGTGACTACGCTGCTGTCGGGCGCCGCATTTACCCCCTATGTCTCCAATGCTCCGCTGCTCAATACGGATTTCAACAGCGTGCGGCCAGACATTATTGCCGATCCCCATGTCTCCAACCCCAACCGCAACTTGTGGTTTAACCCCAGCGCTTACACATCGCCGCAGCAGCCTTTCCGCAACGGCACGGCGTCCAAGGGGTCTTTGCGTGGGCCAGCGCAGTACGTCTTTAACCTGTCGCTTTCCAAGAATTTCATGATCACAGAGAACAAGAGCTTGGAATTTCGGTGGGAGAATTTCAACGCACCCAATCACACTAATCTGGCACTGCCAGGTTCAACCGTGGACGTTTCGGGAGCGGGACAAATCACCGGAGCGGCCACTGACATGCGCCAAATGCAGTTCGGATTGCACTTCCGATTTTGA
- a CDS encoding tetratricopeptide repeat protein, whose translation MILLCQAALGQSAHNRNRNPDRVQSNQAELEAISTQAQEAMSAKDWAGASKLLQRLAELAPDTPEVFANLGVAYYSQSRVLDAANVFERALRLNPRMTRAQTMLGLCYAELGRHREAIPILRSAFLHPPDDQLGKLIGLDLQRAYSGLQQNDKAMGVADELLKRYPSDPEILFQSSRLHADRAYELMSQLMQRAPDSVWSYYATAEVHESLQHYDLAIAEYKKILEIDPRMPGIHFRLGRAILRSSKEADAVDGALKEFEQELAVTPENADADYEIGEIYRQRGKFGSAIEHFSRAVQHHSDFSQARMGLASVLMIQGRPREALAQLLEAVRSEPENEVAHFRLAAAYRALGDTAAQQREMALFQKLHSAGSPRAPQLSGASVAADVTQQTIDPENRTP comes from the coding sequence TTGATTCTGCTCTGTCAGGCCGCATTGGGGCAGTCAGCGCACAACCGGAATCGAAACCCCGATCGGGTGCAATCAAACCAGGCGGAACTCGAGGCCATTTCGACGCAGGCCCAGGAGGCCATGTCAGCCAAGGATTGGGCAGGCGCCTCCAAGCTATTGCAAAGACTCGCGGAGCTGGCTCCCGACACTCCCGAGGTTTTCGCCAATTTAGGGGTAGCTTATTACTCCCAAAGCCGTGTGCTGGATGCGGCCAATGTTTTCGAACGCGCACTCCGCCTGAATCCCAGGATGACCAGGGCCCAGACGATGTTAGGCCTCTGCTATGCCGAGCTGGGACGGCATCGCGAGGCAATACCTATCCTTAGATCGGCCTTTCTCCATCCGCCGGACGATCAACTAGGGAAACTCATCGGGCTCGACCTGCAGCGTGCCTATTCTGGGTTGCAGCAAAATGACAAGGCGATGGGCGTGGCCGATGAACTGCTCAAGCGCTATCCCAGCGACCCCGAAATCCTATTTCAGTCCTCGCGTCTGCATGCGGATCGAGCCTACGAGCTCATGTCTCAGCTTATGCAGCGGGCCCCCGATTCGGTTTGGTCTTACTACGCAACCGCCGAAGTTCATGAGAGCCTGCAGCACTACGATCTGGCGATCGCGGAGTACAAGAAGATCCTTGAAATAGATCCCCGCATGCCAGGTATTCACTTCCGCTTGGGGCGGGCGATCCTCCGCAGTTCTAAGGAAGCAGATGCGGTTGACGGCGCACTGAAGGAATTTGAACAGGAGCTTGCCGTTACCCCGGAGAATGCCGATGCCGATTACGAGATCGGCGAGATCTATCGCCAGCGCGGCAAATTTGGGAGTGCCATCGAGCACTTCTCACGCGCCGTCCAACACCATTCCGATTTCTCTCAGGCGCGCATGGGTCTGGCTAGCGTCCTCATGATCCAAGGAAGACCGCGGGAAGCGCTTGCACAACTGCTGGAGGCCGTTCGCAGCGAACCGGAAAACGAAGTTGCGCACTTCCGGTTGGCCGCAGCGTACAGGGCGCTGGGTGATACCGCAGCCCAGCAAAGAGAAATGGCGCTGTTTCAGAAGCTCCATTCTGCCGGTTCCCCTAGAGCGCCGCAGCTCTCCGGCGCGTCCGTGGCCGCGGATGTGACTCAGCAAACGATTGACCCCGAGAACCGGACGCCATAG
- a CDS encoding TonB family protein, with the protein MITRLPQVALMAVLASTLCLASTGPEGFRTSPIRHPQRVGNERLLSGSVNILNFAPLEEADVEMACGSSQPPKALATPHSVLTAIPDNVSITVNFIIGTDGQVYSPFVLDGAGASLDRKVVETVRRWRYVPALCNGAPTEAEVKVRLSSR; encoded by the coding sequence ATGATTACTCGTCTCCCCCAGGTTGCGCTGATGGCAGTCCTTGCTTCAACCCTGTGCCTGGCCTCGACTGGCCCGGAGGGTTTCCGGACCTCCCCAATAAGACATCCCCAGCGGGTTGGAAACGAACGCCTCCTGAGCGGTTCGGTGAACATCCTCAATTTCGCGCCTTTAGAAGAGGCGGATGTGGAGATGGCGTGTGGGTCGTCGCAGCCGCCCAAAGCTTTGGCGACGCCGCATTCTGTGCTGACCGCGATTCCTGACAACGTGAGCATTACCGTGAACTTCATTATCGGAACCGACGGTCAGGTTTACAGCCCGTTTGTTCTGGACGGCGCTGGGGCCTCTCTCGACCGCAAAGTGGTAGAGACGGTTCGCCGGTGGCGTTATGTACCAGCCCTCTGCAATGGCGCCCCGACCGAAGCCGAAGTCAAAGTGAGGCTTTCGAGTCGTTAA
- a CDS encoding Gfo/Idh/MocA family oxidoreductase: protein MPDKIEMVRFGIVGFGLHATKRLMPGFAKAKNSRVSALSRRNLEEARASAQQFNIPLAFDSVEQLSQSPEVDAVLVTTPNAVHLHDVLVALSHGKPVLVEKPMGVNAKECRQMVEAAHKKNLLLGVAQVFRFEESVRRLRERVAAGEIGKPIFARSEFSFNGRGHARKWMNDLSISGGGPIADIGVHCIDALRYILNDEIVRVSASTTADSESKQVEATALLGLEFKRGTLGSVAVSTRAEYRTPLELVGETGVLRVDDALNVERPVLIQLRRGWDVVDSEEVSNQLAYARQVDAFADAVEGKASFPVPGEEGWRNQLVLDAAYRSARTGKSEEVK, encoded by the coding sequence GTGCCTGACAAGATCGAAATGGTTCGCTTCGGCATCGTCGGATTTGGACTACACGCCACTAAACGGCTAATGCCGGGCTTCGCCAAAGCCAAGAACTCGCGGGTAAGCGCGCTGAGCCGGCGAAATCTGGAGGAGGCACGCGCCTCAGCCCAGCAGTTCAATATTCCGCTCGCGTTCGATTCAGTTGAGCAATTGTCCCAATCGCCCGAAGTGGACGCCGTACTGGTCACCACACCGAATGCCGTGCACCTTCACGACGTGCTGGTGGCGCTCTCCCACGGCAAGCCGGTGCTGGTGGAAAAACCCATGGGCGTAAATGCTAAGGAATGCCGGCAGATGGTGGAAGCGGCACATAAAAAGAACCTACTGCTGGGTGTAGCGCAAGTGTTTCGTTTCGAGGAGAGCGTCCGACGCTTGCGGGAGCGTGTGGCTGCCGGAGAAATAGGCAAGCCGATCTTTGCGCGTTCCGAGTTTTCCTTCAATGGCCGGGGGCATGCGCGCAAATGGATGAACGACCTCTCCATTTCTGGAGGCGGGCCGATTGCAGATATTGGAGTGCACTGCATTGATGCGCTGCGCTACATCTTGAATGACGAGATCGTGCGCGTCAGCGCCAGTACGACGGCAGACAGCGAATCCAAGCAGGTGGAGGCGACGGCGCTGCTGGGACTCGAGTTCAAGCGCGGAACGTTGGGATCGGTGGCAGTTTCCACGCGAGCCGAATATCGGACGCCTCTGGAACTTGTAGGTGAAACCGGCGTGCTGCGGGTGGATGATGCGCTCAACGTGGAGCGGCCGGTGCTCATCCAACTGAGACGCGGATGGGATGTGGTGGACAGCGAGGAAGTCTCAAATCAATTGGCTTACGCGCGTCAAGTGGACGCATTCGCGGACGCGGTGGAAGGCAAAGCGTCGTTTCCGGTGCCCGGAGAAGAAGGATGGAGAAATCAGTTGGTGCTCGATGCCGCCTATCGCAGCGCCCGCACCGGAAAATCAGAAGAAGTTAAGTGA
- a CDS encoding tetratricopeptide repeat protein, which translates to MSFFLLFAQPARSQQIVYDRYIKVKLPADWTEKRSWELGDDRSIPLYNSSLAAVAFVWGFDIPLYHPSYVKTVAENGRLKQRIEFDLSAWPAEASRYYAMVSSGYRVRATPKVVTVGPSFKPAQVRYLGQVKIGNAQLELAEYFTDEVVSPDFAAKYKLRPEFIGSKVQILFGQAIFGKKHGYTLTACRFASAPDVELLAAEPAKSNIEWIRPLLENIEQVSKTEQANATAAEHQRDMVSHALAMTRAQEHPYELALEQLQAVLAANPDDDNALAVKGEILLEQSNLEAAEKTLRQAVAINPTNDRANFALASTLWRENKRDEALAGLDLVQKISPLYPGIDLVLMEKRAAHPVAAAAQPLKAPADH; encoded by the coding sequence ATGTCTTTCTTTCTTCTGTTCGCCCAGCCGGCCCGGAGCCAACAGATCGTCTATGACCGCTACATCAAGGTAAAGCTTCCGGCTGATTGGACGGAAAAGCGCTCCTGGGAACTGGGCGATGACCGGTCCATTCCTCTGTATAACTCAAGCCTGGCAGCGGTAGCGTTCGTGTGGGGATTTGATATTCCGCTCTACCATCCCTCGTATGTAAAGACGGTTGCCGAAAACGGCCGACTGAAACAGCGAATCGAATTTGACCTGAGCGCCTGGCCGGCTGAAGCTTCCCGCTACTATGCCATGGTGTCGAGTGGGTATAGGGTGCGCGCCACGCCCAAGGTCGTCACCGTGGGGCCGTCGTTCAAACCCGCGCAAGTACGGTACCTGGGCCAAGTAAAGATAGGGAATGCCCAACTCGAGTTGGCGGAATATTTTACTGATGAGGTAGTGAGCCCGGACTTTGCGGCGAAATATAAATTGCGTCCGGAGTTTATCGGCAGCAAGGTGCAAATCTTATTTGGTCAGGCTATCTTCGGGAAAAAACACGGCTACACGTTAACCGCATGCCGCTTCGCCAGCGCTCCCGACGTTGAGCTGCTTGCAGCCGAGCCGGCGAAATCGAATATCGAATGGATTAGGCCGCTGCTGGAGAACATCGAGCAAGTGTCGAAGACAGAGCAGGCCAATGCAACCGCCGCCGAGCACCAGCGGGACATGGTCAGTCACGCTCTGGCGATGACTCGGGCCCAGGAGCATCCTTATGAGCTGGCGCTGGAACAGCTGCAAGCCGTGTTGGCCGCGAACCCGGATGACGATAACGCACTGGCGGTGAAGGGCGAGATACTGCTCGAGCAGAGCAACCTAGAAGCGGCGGAAAAAACGTTGCGCCAAGCAGTCGCCATCAATCCTACGAACGACCGAGCAAATTTCGCTCTGGCAAGCACTCTCTGGCGGGAGAACAAAAGGGATGAGGCACTGGCAGGACTTGACCTTGTCCAGAAAATCAGCCCACTGTACCCAGGAATTGACTTGGTTTTAATGGAGAAGAGGGCCGCTCACCCGGTTGCCGCTGCGGCACAACCCCTCAAAGCTCCGGCTGATCATTAA
- a CDS encoding metal ABC transporter permease, which produces MEILPFLLAPFLASLILTGIHAYLGVHVVERGVIFVDLALAQIAALGATIAILIGMDPHGSGAYWLSLAFTFVGAGIFSLARTRRGHIPQEAFIGIAYAVASAAAILAMSKATGETEHLKDMLVGNILAVSKHDVIKTAALYGVIGLFHYIFRHNFLLISTQPAAAAARGLNIRFWDFLFYASFGFVVTSSVSIAGVLLVFCYLVVPSVGAMLFADRIGPRLAIGWTMGTLVSALGVYFSVLFDLPTGATIVCTFGAVLILMFLLHVILHRLHPNHELHREMEVSARTGERQ; this is translated from the coding sequence ATGGAAATTCTTCCATTTTTGCTGGCCCCTTTTCTCGCCAGTCTCATCCTCACCGGCATCCACGCCTACCTGGGCGTGCATGTGGTGGAACGTGGCGTCATTTTCGTGGATCTTGCGCTGGCGCAGATCGCTGCCTTGGGCGCCACCATCGCCATTCTGATAGGAATGGATCCGCACGGCAGTGGCGCCTATTGGCTCAGCCTGGCATTCACATTTGTAGGGGCGGGGATCTTTTCCCTGGCGCGCACCCGCCGTGGGCATATTCCCCAGGAGGCGTTCATTGGAATTGCCTATGCCGTGGCTTCGGCTGCGGCCATCCTCGCCATGAGTAAGGCTACGGGTGAAACCGAGCACCTCAAAGACATGCTGGTCGGCAACATTCTGGCGGTTTCCAAGCACGACGTCATCAAAACCGCGGCCCTTTATGGGGTCATTGGATTATTTCATTACATCTTTCGCCACAACTTTCTTCTTATTTCCACCCAGCCGGCTGCCGCCGCGGCCAGGGGATTGAATATTCGCTTCTGGGATTTCTTGTTTTACGCGTCCTTCGGCTTTGTAGTCACCTCTTCCGTATCTATCGCTGGAGTGTTGCTGGTTTTCTGCTACCTGGTCGTTCCCTCGGTCGGAGCCATGCTGTTCGCTGACCGGATTGGCCCTCGACTGGCGATCGGCTGGACCATGGGGACATTGGTTTCCGCGCTCGGAGTCTACTTCTCGGTTTTATTCGATCTTCCTACCGGCGCCACCATTGTATGTACTTTCGGCGCCGTGCTGATCCTGATGTTTCTCCTCCATGTGATTCTGCATCGCTTGCATCCCAACCACGAGCTGCATCGGGAGATGGAAGTGAGCGCGCGAACTGGCGAACGGCAATAG
- a CDS encoding metal ABC transporter substrate-binding protein — protein sequence MLNTNARSLSLIAIVLVLAVVLMPVAAQAKKLTVVTSTTDLASLAQEVGGDRINVESIAKGYQDPHFVEPKPSFLLKLRQADLLIVVGLQLEIGWLPPLITQSGNPRIQVGAPGYLDASQFAEILEIPTGQVTRAMGDVHPLGNPHYWLDPGNGRRIAKGIAEKLGELQPKDASYFQQRFQDFDRRLTGAERVWDQQLKPYHGRKLVTYHRSWPNFVKHFGLDVVGYVEPRPGIPPTPSHTIELIQMMKRDNVKLIVVEPYFDLKTPNSIASAVGGKVLVLLPSVGGEKQVTDYFKLFDYDIALLIKGFKEVGQ from the coding sequence ATGCTAAACACCAATGCCCGTTCGTTAAGCCTCATAGCTATCGTTCTGGTTCTGGCAGTCGTATTGATGCCGGTTGCTGCCCAGGCGAAAAAGCTGACTGTGGTCACTTCCACCACCGATCTGGCATCCCTCGCCCAGGAAGTCGGCGGGGATCGCATTAACGTGGAATCCATCGCCAAGGGGTATCAGGACCCGCATTTCGTGGAGCCAAAACCCAGCTTTCTGTTGAAGCTTCGCCAGGCCGACCTCTTGATCGTAGTTGGGTTGCAACTGGAAATCGGGTGGCTACCGCCGCTGATCACGCAATCGGGAAACCCTCGCATCCAGGTTGGAGCGCCCGGGTATCTCGATGCTTCGCAATTTGCCGAAATTTTGGAAATTCCCACCGGACAAGTGACCCGTGCCATGGGCGATGTTCACCCTTTGGGAAACCCGCATTACTGGCTTGATCCGGGCAACGGCAGGCGCATTGCCAAGGGAATCGCGGAAAAATTGGGCGAACTGCAGCCCAAGGACGCTAGTTATTTTCAGCAACGATTTCAGGACTTCGACAGACGTCTGACCGGAGCGGAAAGAGTTTGGGACCAGCAATTGAAACCCTATCACGGCCGCAAGCTGGTGACTTACCACCGTTCATGGCCAAACTTTGTCAAGCATTTCGGTTTGGATGTGGTGGGATACGTCGAGCCGCGCCCGGGCATTCCACCCACTCCCAGCCACACCATCGAGCTGATTCAGATGATGAAACGAGACAATGTAAAGCTAATTGTGGTGGAACCCTACTTCGACTTGAAAACGCCAAACAGTATTGCCAGCGCAGTAGGAGGCAAGGTGTTAGTCTTGCTGCCCTCGGTGGGCGGGGAAAAGCAAGTCACAGACTACTTCAAGCTCTTCGACTATGACATTGCCCTTTTAATCAAAGGCTTCAAGGAAGTTGGACAGTAG